The DNA region ACTCCGATACATTGTGATGCCAGTACCATATCTCCTCGCTCGTGTCTACCATGAAGTAAACATACTCTTTTGCGCTTCGCGCAACGGCATTTCATCCCTGTGGCAAGACCACAGGGAGTTCATGCCGGGGTCATTAAAATTAATACTTTCATGCACCATAATTCTTTTCCCTGCGATATTGTAAGCAAAAATCATTTGCTGGAAAAATACTGCACACCGGTGCAGAAATTATTTTTAAATAAATCGGCAATATGCACCAGGCAGAAAAAAGATGATATTATTTTTCACGAACATTTTCCAGCCACTCAAATTTATTTTGTTCTGTCAGGAGTTGTAGGGCTGTGGAAAGAAAACATCTATTTGAAAAAACAATACATCCGTTTTATCAAAGAAGGCGAGTTGTTTGGTTTCAGGGGAAGCTCTATGGAAAACATCTCCTCTTACCGCCTCTCCGCCAGCGCTTTTGAAGATGCTCAAATCTGCCAGATCCCCAAAGAAGATTTTGCACATGTGCTGAAAGAAAATCCAGCGCTTCATTTAAATATTCTGCTGACCTATGTAAAGGAATTGGAAAAGATAGAACAAAGTTTTTGTCATCAGGCAAGCATGAACACGAGAGAAAAAGTGGCGGAAGCGCTGTTAACCATACATA from Bacteroidota bacterium includes:
- a CDS encoding Crp/Fnr family transcriptional regulator; its protein translation is MHHNSFPCDIVSKNHLLEKYCTPVQKLFLNKSAICTRQKKDDIIFHEHFPATQIYFVLSGVVGLWKENIYLKKQYIRFIKEGELFGFRGSSMENISSYRLSASAFEDAQICQIPKEDFAHVLKENPALHLNILLTYVKELEKIEQSFCHQASMNTREKVAEALLTIHKAFGCNGNGAPFCKKVLRGDIADIAGISTGKTINLLSEFRAENIIATCGSTITMLQPDKLKEIVAEYHQ